The Listeria cossartiae subsp. cossartiae genome includes the window GGGTGTTGGTTCTGGTCTACGCGAGGCGGACATGACCTTGAAAAGTACAGGTTTGCTAGATTTACGCATTTTAGAGATATTACATAGCAAATAAAATGTTTCACGTGAAACAAAAGTGTCAAAAAATGAACAAAGAGCAAGATATATTGCTATTCTAAAACCCTTTACTTGACCACGATACAACTTTGGAATATTCTGAATGTGAGGTGGATATGTATGGCGATTATTTTTGCAAAAGAAGATGACTTGGAAGAGATTATTAGCAGCCATCCTAAAATATTACTTAACTTTTGGGCAGAGTGGTGTGCACCGTGCCGCTGCTTTTGGCCAACGCTTGAGCAATTCGCTGAGATGGAAGAAGGTAATGTCCAAGTTGTGAAAATTAATGTAGATAAACAACGTGCATTAGCTCAACAGTTTGATGTAAAAGGAATACCCAATTCGCTTGTTCTTGTTGATGGAGAAATTAAAGGCGCAATTGCTGGTATTGTCAGTTGTGATGAACTTAGAAGCAGATTTAAAAGTCTAGCAAAATAAAAATTCCGCGATACCAGTTAATGGTCGCGGAATTTTTTGTTTCACGTGAAACATTTATTATTTGAAAACGCGGAAACGATCAGCGTCATCGATGAATTCTTTTTCGCCAGCTTCTTGAACGATGTTACCAAACGGCATTTGCGCACGTAGGTTCCAGCTTGCAGGAATATTCCATTCAGCTTTAACAGCGTCGTCAATTAGTGGATTGTAATGTTGAAGAGACGCACCGATACCAGCGTTTGCAAGAGCAACCCATACAGAATGTTGTGCAATACCTGAAGATTGTTCGGACCATACAGGGAAGTTGTCTGCATATAGAGCGAAGTTTTCTTGTAAGCCTTCGATAACAGCAGTATCTTCAAAGAAAAGAACTGTTCCGTATCCAGCGCGGAAAGAACCAACTTTTTCTTCAGTAGCTGCAAAATTTTCAGCTGGTACGATTGCGCGTAAAGTATCTTCTACGATATTCCAAAGTTTATCATGGTTTTCTCCTAAAAGAATAACAGCGCGAGAACTTTGAGAGTTGAATGAAGATGGGCTATATTTAACAGCGTCTTTAATGATTTCTTCAATTTTGGAATCCTCTAGGGAAACGTTTTTGTCTAGTGCATAAATGGAACGACGAACTTTAATAGAATCTAAAAATGTATTAGTCATAATTATAAAACTCCTTTGTTAATGTTATTTACTTACATAAGTATAGCAACTATTTATTAATTTGCAAGTGTTTTTGTCGGAAAAAGATTATGTAAGCGCTAAACCGGTTCTGGCTCTTGCGAAAAAATTTTTTTAGCAAAATGCTTGATTTTAAGAACGTTTGTTCGTATAATGTGATTAAGAGGTGATAATTATGGTTATGGCAATCCAGAAAGAGCAAGTGCGGACAGCGAAGAATGCAGCTTTTTTAACGAGTCGGCCAGAAGTGGATTATTTAGAACGCGAGAGCTTTTTTATCACATTAAAAGATGCCATGAAGCGAGAATGGGTCGTTCGGTTAAGCTATTTTCAAGAAGCAGATGTTTCTTCTTTACGTCTAGCATCCTTTGAATATCCTTCCGCATTCCTTGGGCTTGGAGAACTTGAAAAACAAGATTTGGTGCCACTCGAAATAGATATGCTAACAGAAGAAGTTATTTTTAAGGACATAGTTGGGTATGAATATGTTATTGAATTTAGAGATATTATTGATGTGGAATTATTGTAGGAGCAGTCGTTTATTCGGCTGCTTTTCTTGTCAAAGAGGAAATTAATATGTATAATGGTTGTTATGACAATTATTGTTACGACAATGGAAAAGGGGATAGTAATGCGCGGATATTATGATGAAATCTCATTTGATGTGAATACGACAGCGAAGAAAATGCATTTGTTTTTGCTGCGTTCAATTGCGAGTTATGACGTGACGCCTGAGCAATGGTCTGTTTTAGAGGGAATTGAGGCGAACGAGCCAATTTCTCAAAAAGAGATTGCGCTTTGGACGAAGAAGGATACGCCGACTGTGAATCGCATTGTCGATGTTTTGCTTAGAAAAGAGCTTATTGTGCGGGAAATTAGTACAGAAGATAGACGGATTTCGCTGTTATCTTTAACTGAAAAAGGGCGAAAAGAGACGAACGAACTGCGAGATATCGTGGAAGCGAGTTGCGAAAAAATGTTTGCCGGAGTTGAGCGCGCGGATTTGGAGAAATTCACGGCTATTTTAAAGAACATTTCTACTAATATAGAGTAAAGAGGGGTAAATTTTGGAAAATAAGACAAGACTTTGGACGAAGGACTACGTATTTTTATTATTAGGAAGTGTGCTTTTATATATTGGATTTATGGTGTTTATGCCGACGTTACCGGCCCGGATTATTGAACTAGGCGGAACACAAATGCAAGCGAGTTTGGCGGTAGGGTTGTTTTCGATTGTAGCACTACTGATGCGAGCGATTGCGGGAAGTTGGAACGATAAATTTGGCCCGAAAGTATTAATTATTGTTGGTTTTTTGATTTTAATTTTAACGACGGTGAACTTTTATTGGTCAACTGCGGTTTCGGCCTTGCTTTTATTGCGGCTTTTTCACGGAGCTGGCTGGGGGATTGGAACGACGTCGATTGCCACCGGTGTTTCTAAATTAGTACCACCGAGCCGAACGGGAGAAGGCATTGGGTTTTACGGGCTTACAACTGCGCTTGGAATGTCACTGGCGCCGATTATTGCAATTTTAATTATGAATTATTTTTCTTTCGATGTTTTAGTGACGTTTTCGCTTGTTTTGATGGTGTTTATTTTAATTTTGATGACACAGTTGAAAATTCCAAAATCAGAAAAAGTCGTACATCATAAAATGAAATTGTTTGAGAAAACGGCGTTACTTCCGGCTGGATTATGTTTACTAATGGCGATTCCGCTTGGTGGGATTCAGACGTTTATGATGGTGTATGGGACGGAGCTTGGGATTTCGACGACTTGGGTTTACTTCATTGGACAAGCGATTATGGTGCTTGTGAGCCGCTTGTTTGCTGGGCGGCTTTATGATACGAAGGGGCACCGTTTTGTTGTTATTCCGGGCGCGCTTTCGATGATTATCGGGATATTGATTCTTTCGTTTGCAACGGGGGCAATCAGTTTGTTTATTGCATCGCTATTCTTTGGGCTAGGTTACGGGATGTCGCAACCGGCACTTCAAGCACTTGCTGTTGACCGAGCTGCACCTCACAATAAAGGTACCGCGAATGGGACGTTTCTTTCGGGGATGGATATTGGGATGGCTGTTGGTAGTTTTGGTCTGAGTATCGTGGCGACTTACTATAATTATGCGATCATGTACCGCACAGCAATTATTGCGCTTATCGTATTTTTTGCCGTGTATTGGTTTACTTTAGGACGAAAAGTGAAAAATAGCTAACATCTTTTGTGAAGCTGTTTTCAAATTTTAAAAGTGTGAGAATTGCTTTAAATAGCGGATTCTCGCGCTTTTTTTATATTGGAAAGTTTGAACATCACATTTATTTGTAGATTTAGTATAAATTTTCTGAAAAACAGCGCTGTTTCTGCTATAATATACAAAAGTACAAAAGGCAGTGTTTACTTTTAAGCGCTGAAAAATCCGAATATTGTGTGGAATATCACAGATTCGTTTTTTTAATTTCTTAAGGACAGAACTTCGAAAAGCATAAGTGGAACGAGGAAGGCTCATATCTGACCAATAAGTATTCTATTATTGGTGAAAATTTTTGGTAGTAATTGGGGAAATTTGATGACAGGAGAGATGTTGAGTGGAACGTGTTTATAATTTTTCGGCAGGTCCGGCAGTTTTACCAGTACCGGTACTTGAAAAGGTTCAAAGGGAGCTACTCTCTTACAATGGTTCAGGAATGTCAGTAATGGAGCTGAGTCACCGTTCAGAATTATTTCAAAACATCCTAGACGATGCGGAGAGCTTAATTCGAGAATTGATGGAGATTCCAGATAATTACAAAGTACTATTTTTGCAAGGTGGCGCGAGTTTGCAATTTAACATGGTGCCGATGAATCTTGCAAATGGTAAAAAAGCGGCTTATGTAAACACTGGATCTTGGGCGAAGAAAGCAATTTCTGAAGCCAAAAAAATTCAGGGTGTTGAGGTGGAAGTAGTTGCCTCATCGGAAGACCGCAATTTCAGCTATATTCCTGAAATTCCTACAGTTTCTAGTGATGTGGCTTACTTACATGTAACGACAAATAATACGATCGAAGGAACGGCGATGTTTGATGTGCCAGACTCAGCTGTCCCGGTCGTTGCGGATATGTCCTCCAATATTTTATCGAGCGTTTATGATGTGGAAAAATTCGGCTTAATTTATGCAGGAGCGCAAAAGAACATTGGGCCTGCTGGATTAACGCTTGTCATCGTGCGCGAAGATTTGATAGGGCAAGTAGAGGGGCTTCCTTCTATGTTAGATTTCAAAGTACAAGCCGAGAATGATTCCATGTATAACACACCACCAACGTTTGCCATTTATGTAGCGAAATTAGTATTTGAATGGATTAAAGAGCAAGGTGGCGTGGCTGGGATTGAAGCGTTAAATCGCAAAAAAGCGGCATTATTATATGATTATATTGATCAATCGGATTTCTTTTCTTCACCGGTCGAACCTTCTGCCAGATCGCTCACGAATGTTCCTTTTGTGACGAATTCTCAGGAGTTTGATAAAGCTTTTGTCAAAGAAGCTGAAGCAAATGGTTTTGAAAACTTGAAAGGACATCGCTCAGTGGGCGGGATGCGAGCAAGTCTTTACAATGCATTTCCAGTTGAAGGGGTGGAAGCTCTAATCGCCTTTATGGAAAAATTTGCCAATGCAAGAAAAGGGGGAGAAGTACGTGTTTAATATCCAAACGTTTAATGCTATCGCAAAAGAAGGCTTAAAGACATTTGATCTTGAAAAATATGTGATTGATGCGAATCAGCCAGCAGACGGGATTTTACTACGGAGTTACAACTTACACGATTTTGACTTTCCAGAAACAGTGAAGGCAGTTGCTAGAGCTGGTGCGGGGGTTAATAATATCCCAGTAGAAAATTGTTCAGAAAAAGGTATTGTTGTTTTCAACACGCCTGGCGCGAATGCCAATGCTGTGAAGGAGTTAGTCCTTGCGAGTTTATTCGTTTCGGCGCGCCCCATTTTGGAAGGAACGGAATGGGTGAAACAATTGCCGGCAGAAGATGATGTTGAGCAAAAAGTGGAAGCTGGTAAAAAAGCTTTTGCGGGGACAGAACTTGCTGGGAAAAAATTGGGGATTATTGGCTTGGGTGCAATAGGTGCTTTAGTTGCGAATGACGCTTTATCGCTTGGGATGGATGTGGTTGGTTATGATCCGTTCGTTTCGGTGGACACGGCTTGGAGAATTTCTAAAGAAGTGGAACGCGCGATGACGATAGAAGAAGTTTTAGCGACCTGTGATTATTTAACCGTTCATGTGCCTTTAACGGATAAAACGCGCGGTATGTTTAACGCGGATACGCTGCAATTAGTAAAAGATAATGCAGTTTTACTGAACTTTTCACGCGGCGAGTTAGTCGATGCTGCGTCTATGAGAGAAGCTTTGGATGATGGACTTTTACGTTTGTATATTACGGATTTTGCAACAAAAGAATTATTAAATCATAAAAAAGTGCATGTATTTCCACATTTAGGTGCATCGACGGAAGAAGCGGAGACCAACTGCGCAAAAATGGCTGCGAAAGAACTACAAGCTTATTTTGAAACGGGCAGCATTAAAAATTCTGTGAACTATCCAAATGTGGAAATGCCGTATAATGGGCATCCGCGAATTGGAATTTGCCACAAAAATATTCCAAATATGGTAGGGCAAATCACGACCGAACTTGGGAAATATTCTTTAAACATTTTAGATATGACCAATCGCAGTAAAAATGAATATGCCTACACGTTAATTGATATCGATAAAGAAACGCAAGCTAATTTGGAACAATTAAAGCAAGATTTGTTAGCTGTCCAAGGGGTTTTGCGTGTTCGACTTATTGAGCCCTTAGGTGTAACGGTTTAAAATTATTACCCGGGAAATAATGAGAGCATGAAACGTTGTGGTTATTGCCAAATGGGTTCATGCTCTTTTACTAAAAAGGAGGATAACAATGGTAAATATACGTCCATTTAAAGCAATTCGTCCAATTAAAAATTTAGCAGAAAAAGTGGCTTCATTGCCATATGATGTACTTAATTCGGATGAGGCGCGCGAACTTGGTGATGCAAATAAGTATTCTTTTTTACATATTGATAAGGCGGAAATTGATTTGGATCCGGCGATTTCCCCTTACGACCCAGCTGTTTATCAAAAAGCGGCTGACAATTTGGAGCAATTTGAGCTGGATG containing:
- a CDS encoding thioredoxin family protein, coding for MAIIFAKEDDLEEIISSHPKILLNFWAEWCAPCRCFWPTLEQFAEMEEGNVQVVKINVDKQRALAQQFDVKGIPNSLVLVDGEIKGAIAGIVSCDELRSRFKSLAK
- a CDS encoding nitroreductase family protein, producing MTNTFLDSIKVRRSIYALDKNVSLEDSKIEEIIKDAVKYSPSSFNSQSSRAVILLGENHDKLWNIVEDTLRAIVPAENFAATEEKVGSFRAGYGTVLFFEDTAVIEGLQENFALYADNFPVWSEQSSGIAQHSVWVALANAGIGASLQHYNPLIDDAVKAEWNIPASWNLRAQMPFGNIVQEAGEKEFIDDADRFRVFK
- a CDS encoding MarR family winged helix-turn-helix transcriptional regulator, with product MRGYYDEISFDVNTTAKKMHLFLLRSIASYDVTPEQWSVLEGIEANEPISQKEIALWTKKDTPTVNRIVDVLLRKELIVREISTEDRRISLLSLTEKGRKETNELRDIVEASCEKMFAGVERADLEKFTAILKNISTNIE
- a CDS encoding lmo2826 family MFS transporter; the protein is MENKTRLWTKDYVFLLLGSVLLYIGFMVFMPTLPARIIELGGTQMQASLAVGLFSIVALLMRAIAGSWNDKFGPKVLIIVGFLILILTTVNFYWSTAVSALLLLRLFHGAGWGIGTTSIATGVSKLVPPSRTGEGIGFYGLTTALGMSLAPIIAILIMNYFSFDVLVTFSLVLMVFILILMTQLKIPKSEKVVHHKMKLFEKTALLPAGLCLLMAIPLGGIQTFMMVYGTELGISTTWVYFIGQAIMVLVSRLFAGRLYDTKGHRFVVIPGALSMIIGILILSFATGAISLFIASLFFGLGYGMSQPALQALAVDRAAPHNKGTANGTFLSGMDIGMAVGSFGLSIVATYYNYAIMYRTAIIALIVFFAVYWFTLGRKVKNS
- the serC gene encoding 3-phosphoserine/phosphohydroxythreonine transaminase, encoding MERVYNFSAGPAVLPVPVLEKVQRELLSYNGSGMSVMELSHRSELFQNILDDAESLIRELMEIPDNYKVLFLQGGASLQFNMVPMNLANGKKAAYVNTGSWAKKAISEAKKIQGVEVEVVASSEDRNFSYIPEIPTVSSDVAYLHVTTNNTIEGTAMFDVPDSAVPVVADMSSNILSSVYDVEKFGLIYAGAQKNIGPAGLTLVIVREDLIGQVEGLPSMLDFKVQAENDSMYNTPPTFAIYVAKLVFEWIKEQGGVAGIEALNRKKAALLYDYIDQSDFFSSPVEPSARSLTNVPFVTNSQEFDKAFVKEAEANGFENLKGHRSVGGMRASLYNAFPVEGVEALIAFMEKFANARKGGEVRV
- a CDS encoding phosphoglycerate dehydrogenase codes for the protein MFNIQTFNAIAKEGLKTFDLEKYVIDANQPADGILLRSYNLHDFDFPETVKAVARAGAGVNNIPVENCSEKGIVVFNTPGANANAVKELVLASLFVSARPILEGTEWVKQLPAEDDVEQKVEAGKKAFAGTELAGKKLGIIGLGAIGALVANDALSLGMDVVGYDPFVSVDTAWRISKEVERAMTIEEVLATCDYLTVHVPLTDKTRGMFNADTLQLVKDNAVLLNFSRGELVDAASMREALDDGLLRLYITDFATKELLNHKKVHVFPHLGASTEEAETNCAKMAAKELQAYFETGSIKNSVNYPNVEMPYNGHPRIGICHKNIPNMVGQITTELGKYSLNILDMTNRSKNEYAYTLIDIDKETQANLEQLKQDLLAVQGVLRVRLIEPLGVTV